The Cloacibacterium sp. TD35 region TACTCAAGAAATTCCTGTAGCACAACTGGGAAGAAGAAATATATTAACTCTTAAGCAAATTCTAGCAACTAAATTGCAAGAGCATAACAATGCAATGCTTTATGAGCAGTTTAAAGATAGAATTGGTGAATTGGCCATCGGTGAAGTACATCATATTCGTCACAAACATGTAATTTTGCTAGATGACGAAGGGAATGAATATATTTTACCAAAAGAAAACCAAATTCCTTCTGACTTTTTCAGAAAAGGAGATAATGTAAGAGCGATAATAGAGACCGTAGATTTCAAAGGTTCTAAGCCTCAAATTATCGTTTCTAGAACTGCTCCTAAATTCTTAGAAAAGTTATTAGAACTTGAGATTCCAGAAATTCAAGATGGTACTATTATTTTGAAAAAAGTAGTGAGAATTCCTGGTGAAAAAGCGAAAATCGCGGTAGATGCTTATGATGATAGAATAGACCCAGTTGGAGCTTGCGTTGGGGTAAAAGGTTCTAGAATTCATGGCGTAGTAAGAGAATTGAGAAATGAAAATATAGACGTAATTCAATGGTCTAAAAATTCAGAAATTCTTGTGAAGAGAGCACTTGGTAATGTAACGATTAATAAAGTAGAAATCAATGAAGATGAAAACTACGCACTCGTTTACACGCCAGTAGAAGAAATTTCTAAAGTAATCGGTAAACAAGGTCAAAACATTAGATTGGCATCTTGGTTATCTGGTTTTGAAATAGATGTTTACAGAGAAAAACAAGCAGATGATGATGTGGAATTAACAGAATTTGACGATGAAATCGAAGCTTGGATTATTGCTGAGTTTAAGAAAGTAGGTTTAGAAACAGCGAAAAGTGTTTTAGATAAAGATACAGAAGCACTAGTAAACATGACCGACTTAGAGGAAGAAACGATAGAAGAAGTAAAAAGAATTCTAAAAGCAGAATTCGAAGATTAATATCTTTAATTTTATAACAAAAATAATTTGGCTTAATAGCCTAAAAGCAATTTACAATCAATGCCAAAAATTAGATTAAATAAAGCGGTAAAGGAATTTAATATCTCGATGTCTAGATTAGTAGAGTTTCTACAATCAAGAGGCTTCGAAGTAGAAAGCAATCCAAACGCTCAATTAGAAGAAGCGGCATATGCAGCATTAGAAGCGGAGTTTGCTAGAGATAGCGAACAGCGTAAAGCTTCTCATGAGGTAGTGATTTCTAAAGTTCCGGAAGAAAAATTAGAAATTGAACCTAAAAAACCAGAAGTAATCAAAGCGAAAGCTCCATCTATCGGTGAGGCTAGAGTTTTGGGTAAAATAGAATTAGAAAAACCTAAGGACGAAGTTCCTGCAGTAGAGCCTGTAGTTGCTCCAGAGGAACCGAAAAAGGAAGAAATTCAAAAAGAAGAGCCTAAAAAAGAAGAGCCTGTAGAGCTTAAAGTTTTGGATAAAATTGATTTAAGTAAAATAGAATCTAATAAACCAAAACCTTCTCCTAAAAAAGAAGAAAAACCAAAACAAGAGGCTCCAAAATTTGAGAAAAAGGAACTCCCGAAGCCAGAAGTGAAAAAAGAGCAACCAAAAGCTCCAGTAAAAGAAGAAACCACTTCTGTGAAATTTGATGAGCCTGAAAAAATTAAAACAGTTTATCAAAAATTAGATGGACCAAAAATTGTCTCTACAGAAAAAATAGACCTTTCTCAGTTCCAAACTAGACCTTCTAAACCAGACCCAAATAAGAAGAAACAGCGAAAAAGGATTAACAATGGTCCAGCTCCTTCACAAGGTCAAAACCAACAAGGTCAAGGTGGTGGTAACAATAACCAACAGGGAGGCGATAAAAAACCTTTTAACAGAGATAACAACAATCGTCCGAACCAAGGTGGCGGAAATAACAACCAAGGGGGTGCAAACAGAAACAGACCTCATAGCCCTAATTATAAAGGAGGTGCTAATAAAGGCAGAGAAAAAGTGATGCCTGTAGAACTTTCTGATGAACAAATTAAAAACCAAATCAAAGAAACTTTAGAAAAACTAACGAATAAAGGAGGTAAATCTAAGGGTTCTAAATATAGAAAAGAAAAGAGAACCTACCGTAGAGAGCAGGATGAATTACAGCAAGAACTAGAAGCAGCAGACAGAACACTTCGTGTTACTGAATTTATCACTGTTTCAGAGTTGGCATCTTTAATGGATGTAAGTGCTACAGAAGTAATTTCTGCATGTTTCTCTTTAGGTGTAATGGTTACCATGAACCAAAGATTAGAAGCAGACACTCTTACTTTGGTGGCTGATGAATTTGGTTACAAAATAGAATTTGCAGATGCAGATTTAGAAGCAGAATCTGAAGAAGAAGTACAAGATACTGAAGAAGATTTATTACCTAGAGCTCCTATTGTAACCGTAATGGGACACGTAGACCACGGTAAAACTTCATTATTAGACTACATAAGAAAAACCAATGTAATTGCTGGTGAATCTGGAGGTATTACACAGCACATCGGTGCGTATAACGTGAAATTAGAAAACGGCCAAAGAATTACTTTCTTAGATACACCAGGTCACGAAGCGTTTACCGCGATGAGAGCAAGAGGTGCACAAGTTACTGATATTGTAATTATTGTAGTAGCAGCAGATGATGATGTAATGCCACAAACCAAAGAAGCAATTGCTCACGCACAAGCGGCTGGGGTTCCTATGATCATTGCCATCAATAAAGTAGATAAACCGAATGCAAATCCTGATAACATTCGTCAACAACTTTCAGGAATGAATATCTTAGTAGAAGAATGGGGAGGAAATGTACAAGCACAAGAAATTTCTGCAAAATTTGGTAATAATGTAGACTTGTTATTAGAAAAAGTATTGCTTCAAGCAGAAATGTTAGAGTTAAAAGCTAATCCTAATAAAAATGCTAGTGGTGCAATTATAGAAGCATCTTTAGACAAAGGAAGAGGTTATGTTTCTACCGTATTGGTACAAGCTGGTACGCTTAGAATAGGAGATTATGTAGTAGCTGGTAAAAACCATGGTAAGATTAAAGCCATGCTTGATGAAAGAGGAAGACAGCTTACTGAAGCGGGTCCTTCTATTCCTGTAACGATTCTAGGTTTAGATGGTGCTCCAACTGCTGGTGATAAATTTAAAGTTTACGAAGACGAAAGAGAAGCGAAATCTATTGCGAACAAACGTGAACAATTACAGAGAGAACAAACCATCAGAACTAAAAAACATCTTACTTTAGATGAATTAGGAAGAAGAATTGCTCTAGGAGATTTCAAAGAATTGAACATTATCCTAAAAGGAGACGTGGATGGTTCTGTAGAAGCACTTTCTGATCAGTTACAAAGACTTTCTACTGCTGAAATCAGCGTGAATATTATTCACAAAGGTGTGGGGCAAATCACAGAGTCAGACGTTTTATTGGCTGCAGCATCAGATGCTATTATGATAGGATTTAATGTAAGAGCTGGTGCTAATGCAAAAGAATTGGCAGACAGAGAAGAAATAGAAATCAGAACATATTCTATTATTTATGCAGCTATAGACGATGTAAAAGAAGCGATGGAAGGTATGCTTTCTCCAGAAATCAGAGAACAAGTAATAGGAAATGTAGAAATTAGAGAAACATTCAAGATTTCTAAAGTGGGTACTATTGCAGGTTGTATGGTTCTAAACGGAAAAGTAACCCGTAATTCTAAAATTAGGCTTCTACGCGATGGAATTGTGAAATTCGATGGCGAGCTAGAATCTCTAAAACGTTTCAAAGACGATGTGAAAGAAGTAACCAAGGGCTATGAGTGTGGTCTTAATATCAAAGGCTATAATGATATAGAAGTAGGTGATATCTTAGAAGTTTATGAAGAAATAGAAGTAAAGAAAAAACTTAAATAGTTTATTTACAATAACCAATCCCGAGTAACATCGGGATTTTTTTTGCTTAATTTTTTATTTATAATTATTCTAAATAACAATTATTTTTTTTGCTGATTTTTTAAAAAACATGATAATAATCAGTCTTTGATAATTAAAAATTTAAGATTATACATTTATTAATATCTAGATTTAAATGTTGTTTATATTTTAAATAAAAATAATTTGTGTTATTGAAAATTTAACAAATTTAGCATTTGGCCATGTTAAAATTAATTAACATTTTTGTCGCAATAATATTAAATATTGTTAATATGAATGGAAAATTAAAAGTTTTAAGTGCTGGAGTACTTTTTTTTATAGGTGGACAGTTTGTTCAGGCTCAACAAAAAAAAGACGAGGCAAAAGAAAAAGAAATTGAAGAGGTGGTGATGGTAGGATATGGTACACAAAAGAAAACCGATGTAACATCTTCTGTCTCTACTGTAAAAGGTGATGCAATTGCTAACCTTAATACTCCAACTTTCGAGGCTCAGTTAGCGGGTCGTTCGTCTGGGGTACAAGTTGTAAATAACTCTGGTGAAATTGGTAGAGCTCCTGCAGTTAGAATTAGAGGTATTAACTCTATTACTTCTGGAACTGCTCCACTTTATGTAGTAGATGGAGTTCCTATCTTCTCTGGTGATACAGGAGGTGGTAATACTGCTGCAAACGCATTAGCTGATATTAACCCTGCGGATATTGAAACCATGACCGTTTTAAAAGATGGTGCAGCTACTGCAATTTATGGTTCTAGAGCAGCAAATGGGGTGATTTTAATTACAACTAAGAAAGGAAAATCTGGTAGATTTTCTGTAACGTACAATAATCAATTCAGTATTGCAAATGTTGTTAAGAAATTTGATTTATTAGAAACTCCTGATTTTATTACGATTTCAAATGAAAAAGCAGCAGCTGTAAATTCAATTTGGGCAAAAGGTGCAGATTTCAATACAGACTGGCAAGGTGCGGTTCTTAGAACAGGAACTCAATCAGACCATTTTCTATCTATGACAGGTGGTTTAGGTAATGGTAATTACTACGCTTCTTTTGGTTATACTAATCAAGAAGGGGTTATTAAACCAAACGGTATGGAGAGAATTTCTGTAAGAATGAATGCCGATCAAAAAGTTACCAATTGGTTGAAATTAACCTCTAGTTTATCTTATTCAGAAACTCAATACAAGGGTTTAAATAATGGTTATAACTCAATTTCTGGTGCTATGTTTAGTGCGGTAAGACAATTACCAAATACACCAATTTATGACGCAACTAAACCTACTGGGTATAACATCTTTACACAGGGTACTACAAGTATGGTAGGTCAATGGGACAACTACATTCCTATTACAAGTGCTTTAACCAACATTGCTTATATTGTAAACAATAATAAATATCAATCTGATTTAACAAGATTTATAGGAAGCTTAGCAGCAGATGTAAAATTAGCAGAATGGGCAAACTATAAATTGCAAGTAAGTAAAGATAGATCTGTAACAACTGGTTTCTTATATTGGAACAGAGTTCATGGAGATGGATTTTCAAGAGGAGGTTATATTGATAACAATTATTTAAATCTTGATAGATGGAATATCCAAAACATTTTAGATTTGAAAAAATCATTTTTGGATCATAACTTTAATTTGGTTTTGGTTAATGAATATCAAAAACAGAGAAGTACCTCATTCTTTGGAGATGGGCAAGGGCTTTCTACTGACTTTTTTGGTCAGATTAATTTGATTTCTGGTTCATATACTAC contains the following coding sequences:
- the nusA gene encoding transcription termination factor NusA; this encodes MDNLALIESFGDFKDEKGISKIDLMAIIEDSLKTLLRKRYDSDDHFDVIVNPDKGDFQIFLNKTIVEDEMSEDDDLEIEISEAKKIDPTFEVGEEYTQEIPVAQLGRRNILTLKQILATKLQEHNNAMLYEQFKDRIGELAIGEVHHIRHKHVILLDDEGNEYILPKENQIPSDFFRKGDNVRAIIETVDFKGSKPQIIVSRTAPKFLEKLLELEIPEIQDGTIILKKVVRIPGEKAKIAVDAYDDRIDPVGACVGVKGSRIHGVVRELRNENIDVIQWSKNSEILVKRALGNVTINKVEINEDENYALVYTPVEEISKVIGKQGQNIRLASWLSGFEIDVYREKQADDDVELTEFDDEIEAWIIAEFKKVGLETAKSVLDKDTEALVNMTDLEEETIEEVKRILKAEFED
- a CDS encoding SusC/RagA family TonB-linked outer membrane protein: MNGKLKVLSAGVLFFIGGQFVQAQQKKDEAKEKEIEEVVMVGYGTQKKTDVTSSVSTVKGDAIANLNTPTFEAQLAGRSSGVQVVNNSGEIGRAPAVRIRGINSITSGTAPLYVVDGVPIFSGDTGGGNTAANALADINPADIETMTVLKDGAATAIYGSRAANGVILITTKKGKSGRFSVTYNNQFSIANVVKKFDLLETPDFITISNEKAAAVNSIWAKGADFNTDWQGAVLRTGTQSDHFLSMTGGLGNGNYYASFGYTNQEGVIKPNGMERISVRMNADQKVTNWLKLTSSLSYSETQYKGLNNGYNSISGAMFSAVRQLPNTPIYDATKPTGYNIFTQGTTSMVGQWDNYIPITSALTNIAYIVNNNKYQSDLTRFIGSLAADVKLAEWANYKLQVSKDRSVTTGFLYWNRVHGDGFSRGGYIDNNYLNLDRWNIQNILDLKKSFLDHNFNLVLVNEYQKQRSTSFFGDGQGLSTDFFGQINLISGSYTTQYSGGGASENGLISYAARLSYNYANKYFVQGTIRRDGLSALPTANKWGNFPGLSLGWTVSNENFLKGNKALSELKLRASYGKVGNTDIGNYPYLGLYSSYKYADYTGIGYSQAGNDQLKWETNVKKNVGADFGFMNNKITLSVDYFINQNDGLILNVPVSPSLGVPNNSINKNIGSMENKGFEFSLGADLVKNENFSWNVTGNLTLMDNKVLSLVDGNDIIGSQNGQTSYLIRVGESLRSLYGFKYWGVNMANGNPVYYKADGSLVQGNIANSTYYGFDPSNPTALGAASSLSNADRQILGNTLPTYFGALNSTMKFKNFDFGVMARFSGGNKIFNVTRRELLNQDFYNNGTEILGRWQSVSNPGDGWTPRLYGTKGSFINLEGVANSRFVEKGDFIKVDNITLGYTFDKSVIEKVSLSKFRVYAVLQNAIMFTKYTGIDPEMESTGMDYNSVPRQMTFSMGINATF
- the infB gene encoding translation initiation factor IF-2, producing MPKIRLNKAVKEFNISMSRLVEFLQSRGFEVESNPNAQLEEAAYAALEAEFARDSEQRKASHEVVISKVPEEKLEIEPKKPEVIKAKAPSIGEARVLGKIELEKPKDEVPAVEPVVAPEEPKKEEIQKEEPKKEEPVELKVLDKIDLSKIESNKPKPSPKKEEKPKQEAPKFEKKELPKPEVKKEQPKAPVKEETTSVKFDEPEKIKTVYQKLDGPKIVSTEKIDLSQFQTRPSKPDPNKKKQRKRINNGPAPSQGQNQQGQGGGNNNQQGGDKKPFNRDNNNRPNQGGGNNNQGGANRNRPHSPNYKGGANKGREKVMPVELSDEQIKNQIKETLEKLTNKGGKSKGSKYRKEKRTYRREQDELQQELEAADRTLRVTEFITVSELASLMDVSATEVISACFSLGVMVTMNQRLEADTLTLVADEFGYKIEFADADLEAESEEEVQDTEEDLLPRAPIVTVMGHVDHGKTSLLDYIRKTNVIAGESGGITQHIGAYNVKLENGQRITFLDTPGHEAFTAMRARGAQVTDIVIIVVAADDDVMPQTKEAIAHAQAAGVPMIIAINKVDKPNANPDNIRQQLSGMNILVEEWGGNVQAQEISAKFGNNVDLLLEKVLLQAEMLELKANPNKNASGAIIEASLDKGRGYVSTVLVQAGTLRIGDYVVAGKNHGKIKAMLDERGRQLTEAGPSIPVTILGLDGAPTAGDKFKVYEDEREAKSIANKREQLQREQTIRTKKHLTLDELGRRIALGDFKELNIILKGDVDGSVEALSDQLQRLSTAEISVNIIHKGVGQITESDVLLAAASDAIMIGFNVRAGANAKELADREEIEIRTYSIIYAAIDDVKEAMEGMLSPEIREQVIGNVEIRETFKISKVGTIAGCMVLNGKVTRNSKIRLLRDGIVKFDGELESLKRFKDDVKEVTKGYECGLNIKGYNDIEVGDILEVYEEIEVKKKLK